A window of the Microbulbifer aggregans genome harbors these coding sequences:
- a CDS encoding FHA domain-containing protein, which yields MALIIEELNRAQRVQTRYRMEGDRFTIGRGYDNDAIIEDVHADAHHVEIIRAEDGGYLLRDMNSVNGTQLVRNQHDHDVEAGEVRERRIVSGDEIQLGRTHYRLVDSEAPMDEAVPLHSLENLFSRLASPAKAVTLLVLAGLFTLLIAYLGTAEEFRWTGAINIFFGSIIGLLVYAGAWSLIGRVVHHESMFFTQLAIAALGALIFAGWEWFSTLLDYNFAMGNLVEIINVAILAMLLPAMLWSAIYLATNITPKWRLAAAVILPWGFLGLTLMEQIGNMAEFDGVPEISTEIKHKNMLLRSPVPLDEFVAKTPALFDIPIEQEEKSTDESETEAEPEAKAANGDDSTQNHTAGSREEAAA from the coding sequence ATGGCACTGATTATCGAAGAGCTGAACCGCGCCCAGCGGGTACAGACCCGCTACCGCATGGAAGGCGACCGCTTCACGATCGGCCGCGGCTACGACAACGACGCCATTATCGAAGACGTGCACGCCGATGCCCACCACGTAGAGATCATCCGCGCTGAGGACGGTGGTTATCTGCTGCGGGATATGAACTCGGTCAACGGCACCCAGCTGGTGCGCAACCAGCACGATCACGACGTGGAAGCCGGCGAAGTGCGCGAGCGCCGCATCGTGTCCGGCGACGAGATTCAGCTGGGGCGCACCCATTATCGCCTGGTGGACAGCGAGGCGCCGATGGACGAGGCGGTGCCACTGCACTCGCTGGAAAACCTGTTCTCGCGCCTGGCGAGCCCGGCCAAGGCCGTGACGCTGCTGGTGCTGGCGGGATTGTTTACCCTCCTCATCGCTTACCTGGGTACTGCGGAGGAATTCCGCTGGACCGGCGCCATCAACATCTTCTTCGGCAGCATTATCGGCCTGCTGGTTTACGCCGGCGCCTGGTCATTGATCGGGCGGGTGGTGCATCACGAGTCGATGTTTTTCACCCAACTGGCCATTGCCGCACTGGGCGCGCTGATCTTTGCCGGTTGGGAGTGGTTCAGCACACTGCTCGACTACAACTTCGCCATGGGCAACCTGGTGGAGATCATCAACGTGGCCATCCTGGCGATGCTGCTGCCGGCGATGCTGTGGTCCGCCATTTATCTGGCGACGAATATCACCCCCAAGTGGCGCCTTGCCGCCGCCGTGATCCTGCCCTGGGGCTTTCTCGGCCTGACGCTGATGGAGCAAATCGGCAACATGGCCGAGTTCGATGGTGTCCCGGAAATCAGCACGGAAATCAAACACAAGAACATGCTGTTGCGCTCGCCGGTGCCGCTGGATGAGTTCGTCGCCAAGACCCCGGCGCTGTTCGATATCCCCATCGAGCAGGAGGAAAAGAGCACAGACGAATCAGAGACAGAAGCCGAGCCGGAGGCGAAAGCCGCCAACGGTGATGACAGCACCCAAAACCACACTGCCGGTAGTCGAGAGGAGGCAGCTGCGTGA